One genomic window of Nicotiana sylvestris chromosome 10, ASM39365v2, whole genome shotgun sequence includes the following:
- the LOC104221646 gene encoding probable arabinosyltransferase ARAD1, whose protein sequence is MSLFLEKSMLASRFLSCLIAISVFVLVVSSLSLLQFADNSFIPRSVFRLILVNSTSLYSTSSVTSGESKTPFLTPETSSEQSLKSQEVACQTSSSSNRSAGVGVNKACDAKQALLRVYMYDLTPEFHFGLLGWKGSRNEMWPNVGIQGQVPSYPGGLNLQHSIEYWLTLDLLSSNIPNITRPCTAIRVQNSSEADVIFVPFFSSLSYNRHSKPHGKEKASLNRILQDRVVEYLRSRDEWKLKGGADHLIVAHHPNSMLVARKKLGSAMFVLADFGRYRAETANIEKDVIAPYKHMVRTLDAENSPSFGQRDILVYFQGAIYRKDGGTIRQELYYLLKDEKDVHFTFGSIRSNGVREAGRGMASSKFCLNIAGDTPSSNRLFDAIASHCVPVIISDDIELPFEDVIDYSKFCIFVRSSDAVKKGYLLNFLRGIKEDQWTKMWERLKELTKHFEYQYPSQPNDAVDMIWQATSRKLSFIQLRAHRNNRYHSS, encoded by the exons ATGTCATTGTTTCTTGAAAAGAGCATGCTAGCATCCAGGTTTCTATCTTGTTTAATAGCCATTTCGGTTTTCGTTTTGGTAGTTTCTTCATTGTCCCTTCTTCAATTTGCTGACAATTCTTTCATACCAAGATCAGTGTTTAGGTTAATTCTTGTTAATAGTACTTCCCTTTACTCAACCTCGAGTGTCACAAGTGGAGAATCTAAAACCCCTTTCTTGACCCCTGAAACTTCTTCTGAACAAAGCTTGAAAAGCCAAGAGGTAGCATGTCAAACATCCAGTTCCAGCAACAGGTCAGCTGGAGTAGGAGTTAATAAAGCTTGTGATGCGAAACAAGCTCTTCTTAGGGTGTATATGTATGACTTAACCCCTGAATTTCACTTTGGGTTATTAGGTTGGAAAGGAAGTAGGAATGAAATGTGGCCTAATGTTGGTATACAGGGTCAAGTACCCTCGTACCCTGGGGGCTTAAATTTACAGCATAGCATCGAATATTGGCTTACACTTGACCTTCTatcatcaaatataccaaataTTACTAGACCATGCACTGCTATTAGAGTGCAGAATTCGAGTGAAGCCGATGTGATTTTTGTGCCTTTTTTTTCGTCCTTGAGTTACAATCGGCATTCTAAGCCTCATGGGAAGGAGAAGGCAAGTCTAAATAGAATACTACAGGATAGAGTGGTGGAGTATTTAAGAAGTAGAGATGAGTGGAAGTTAAAGGGCGGGGCGGATCATCTGATTGTCGCTCACCATCCCAATAGCATGTTGGTTGCAAGAAAGAAGTTGGGCTCAGCCATGTTTGTCCTTGCAGATTTTGGAAGGTACCGAGCTGAAACAGCAAACATTGAAAAGGATGTGATTGCTCCTTACAAACATATGGTCAGGACATTAGATGCTGAGAACTCGCCCTCTTTTGGACAGCGTGATATATTGGTTTATTTCCAGGGGGCAATTTATAGGAAAGAT GGTGGAACAATCCGTCAGGAATTATACTACCTTCTCAAGGATGAAAAAGATGTACACTTCACCTTTGGGAGCATCAGATCAAATGGCGTCAGGGAGGCTGGACGAGGAATGgcctcttcaaaattctgcctGAATATTGCTGGAGACACTCCCTCTTCCAATCGCCTATTTGATGCCATTGCTAGTCACTGTGTTCCTGTAATAATTAGTGATGACATTGAGCTACCATTTGAAGATGTTATCGATTATTCCAAGTTCTGCATTTTTGTCCGTTCTTCAGATGCCGTAAAGAAGGGTTATCTTCTGAACTTTCTTAGAGGAATCAAGGAGGATCAATGGACCAAAATGTGGGAAAGGCTAAAGGAGCTCACCAAGCATTTTGAGTACCAATATCCATCCCAACCTAATGATGCAGTGGATATGATTTGGCAAGCAACTTCAAGAAAATTGTCATTTATACAACTGAGGGCTCATCGCAACAACAGATACCATAGTTCATAG